Proteins co-encoded in one Meiothermus sp. genomic window:
- a CDS encoding DUF6636 domain-containing protein produces the protein MKRCVVLALLLSTALAQSYFELGGFQTPSGNIHCVAYVDRLTQEAGLRCDLLKNQARPPAKPKDCELDWGNAFGLGERGKAQRLCVGDTVADPRLPVLAYGKVWSEGGFRCEVSPARLRCTNRDKRGFELARAAQKLF, from the coding sequence GTGAAAAGATGCGTTGTGCTGGCCCTTCTGCTCTCCACCGCTTTGGCCCAGAGCTATTTTGAGCTGGGCGGCTTCCAGACCCCTTCGGGCAACATCCACTGCGTAGCTTATGTAGACCGCCTCACCCAGGAAGCAGGCCTGCGCTGCGACCTGCTCAAAAACCAGGCCCGCCCCCCGGCCAAGCCCAAAGACTGCGAGCTGGACTGGGGCAACGCCTTTGGCCTGGGCGAGCGGGGCAAAGCCCAGCGGCTCTGCGTGGGCGATACCGTGGCCGACCCCCGGCTGCCCGTGCTGGCCTACGGCAAGGTTTGGAGCGAGGGCGGTTTCCGCTGCGAGGTGTCCCCGGCCCGGCTGCGTTGTACCAACCGGGATAAGCGCGGCTTCGAGCTGGCTCGAGCGGCCCAGAAGCTGTTTTGA
- the nikB gene encoding nickel ABC transporter permease, translated as MVGYVVNRLLAAIPTLLGVAVITFLLMRAVPGDVVTSLVGLEANVSPERMAELRRLFGLDLPLHVQFGQWLGAVLQGDFGSSLRTGREVAQDLALRFPVTLQLTLMGLLTALLIAVPLGVLAAIRRGGFVDYFASLFAILGLSVPGFFLALLLILLFALALGWLPPAGFVPLAENPLENLRHMLLPALSLGLILAGAVTRILRSSMLEVLSRDYIRTARAKGLAERVVIFHHALRNALIPVVTVIGIQFGSLLGGAVIIEQVFSLPGVGRFALEGINLRDYPVVQGTVLFVASAAVLVNLLVDLLYSLIDPRIRYE; from the coding sequence ATGGTCGGCTACGTCGTGAACCGTCTGCTCGCCGCCATCCCCACCCTGCTGGGCGTGGCGGTCATCACCTTTTTGCTCATGCGGGCCGTGCCGGGTGATGTGGTCACCAGCCTGGTAGGCCTCGAGGCCAACGTCAGCCCCGAGCGCATGGCCGAGCTGCGCCGCCTGTTCGGGCTCGACCTGCCGCTGCACGTGCAGTTTGGGCAGTGGCTGGGGGCCGTACTCCAGGGCGATTTTGGCAGCAGCCTGCGCACCGGGCGCGAGGTGGCCCAGGATCTGGCCCTGCGCTTTCCGGTCACCCTCCAGCTCACCCTGATGGGCCTTTTAACCGCCCTGCTGATTGCCGTGCCGCTGGGGGTGCTGGCGGCCATCCGGCGGGGCGGGTTTGTGGATTATTTCGCCTCGCTCTTTGCCATTCTGGGCCTTTCGGTGCCGGGGTTCTTTCTGGCTTTGCTGCTCATTTTGCTCTTTGCCCTGGCCCTGGGCTGGCTGCCCCCCGCCGGGTTTGTGCCCCTGGCCGAAAACCCCCTGGAAAACCTCCGGCACATGCTGCTGCCGGCCCTCTCGCTGGGCCTGATTCTGGCCGGGGCGGTGACCCGGATTCTGCGCAGCTCGATGCTCGAGGTGCTCTCGCGCGACTACATCCGCACCGCGCGGGCCAAAGGGCTGGCCGAGCGGGTGGTGATCTTCCACCATGCCCTGCGCAACGCCCTGATTCCGGTGGTCACGGTAATTGGCATCCAGTTCGGCTCGCTGCTGGGCGGGGCCGTGATCATCGAGCAGGTCTTCAGCCTGCCCGGCGTGGGGCGCTTTGCCCTCGAGGGCATCAACCTGCGCGACTACCCGGTGGTGCAGGGCACGGTGCTGTTTGTAGCCAGCGCGGCGGTGCTGGTCAACCTTTTGGTGGACTTGCTCTACTCGCTCATAGACCCCAGGATTCGGTATGAGTAA
- a CDS encoding PaaI family thioesterase, giving the protein MEPTLEAAQAVLRSQPFSLLLNAQITSFGPGSVELRIPITDPLKQQHGFVHGGVISYAADNALTFAGGTALGPAVVTSEYKINYIRPAKGQALVARANVVHAGKSQAVCQCQVFVVVDDREILCALAQGTIVSMSQPK; this is encoded by the coding sequence ATGGAACCCACACTTGAAGCTGCTCAGGCCGTACTCCGTTCGCAACCGTTTAGTCTACTGCTCAACGCGCAGATCACATCGTTCGGGCCCGGTTCTGTTGAGCTACGTATACCAATAACCGATCCGTTGAAGCAGCAACACGGCTTTGTTCACGGTGGGGTGATCTCGTATGCCGCCGACAACGCCCTTACCTTTGCTGGAGGTACGGCGCTGGGCCCGGCGGTGGTCACCTCCGAGTACAAAATCAACTACATCCGTCCGGCCAAAGGCCAGGCGCTGGTGGCCCGCGCCAACGTGGTGCACGCGGGCAAAAGCCAGGCGGTTTGCCAGTGCCAGGTGTTTGTGGTTGTAGATGATAGAGAAATTCTGTGTGCGCTGGCTCAGGGAACCATCGTTTCTATGAGCCAGCCAAAGTGA
- a CDS encoding peptidoglycan-binding protein — MRNYLTLLFVALCFLLGWQVQAQASFYSRSISLERTRLQGEDVYSVQSFLLNAGYPEVGELDRIYGPRTWQAVINFQEVEGVQGDPKGTVGPNTWVAMFYSGSPKAPLFSRPLQLQNPRLQGALVRSLQQRLLELGYREVGAADGVFGPKTQAAVVAFQRQLASASGIKVRTDGVVDGVTWANLFSDFAPEKK, encoded by the coding sequence ATGCGAAACTATCTCACCCTGCTTTTCGTCGCCCTCTGCTTTTTGCTAGGCTGGCAGGTTCAGGCCCAGGCCAGCTTCTACAGCCGCTCCATCAGCCTCGAGCGCACCCGCCTGCAAGGCGAAGACGTGTACAGCGTGCAGAGCTTTTTGCTCAATGCCGGCTATCCCGAGGTAGGCGAACTCGACCGTATCTACGGCCCCCGCACCTGGCAGGCGGTAATCAACTTCCAGGAGGTTGAAGGGGTGCAGGGCGACCCCAAAGGCACGGTGGGGCCTAACACCTGGGTGGCCATGTTCTATAGCGGCAGCCCCAAAGCCCCCCTGTTCTCGCGCCCTTTGCAACTGCAAAACCCCCGCCTGCAAGGAGCCCTGGTGCGCAGCCTGCAACAGCGCTTGCTCGAGCTCGGCTACCGCGAGGTGGGCGCGGCCGACGGCGTTTTTGGCCCCAAGACCCAGGCTGCGGTGGTGGCCTTTCAGCGCCAGCTTGCAAGTGCCAGTGGAATAAAAGTGCGCACGGATGGCGTGGTGGACGGGGTAACCTGGGCTAACCTATTCAGCGACTTTGCCCCGGAGAAGAAGTAA